The genomic segment ATTACTTCAAAAAAGACATGCAAAAAACCCGACAAATTGATGTGCTAACTGAGCTTCCTAATCGCGCCAGTATGTCGTTAAAATTTGATGGCTTAATGTACGAAAAAACCTCTGTTAGCTTGGTGCTGATTAACTTGGATAATTTTAAGTCAGTGAATGAAACCCATGGCCGTAAGGCAGGCGATATTGTACTGCGTCAAATAGCCTCTATGTTACAGTTAGAGCTACGGGACCAAGACATTTTAGGCCGTTGGGGCGGGGAAGAGTTTTTATTATTACTGCCCAATACCGGCCCACATGAAGCAGTGGAAGTAGCTGAAACGGTGCGTAATCGTTTGGCGAATATGACCATTACGACCGGCAGTATGTCTATTCAAATGACCGCTAGCTTTGGTGTGTCTTTTACTGCTATCCCAAGGGCGATAAATGAAGTGATTGCCGCTGCAGACGATGCGCTTTTTGCCGCTAAGCGCGAAGGGCGCAATGTGGTGCGCCTACAGCTAATTGAAGAACACTGAGTGTCCAAGTTCTTGCGTTTATTATTTTAATCACTGCGCAGGCTTGGACTTCAACCTGCGCTTGCCTGCCAAGCCCTTTGCAACGCCGGTGACAAGTAGCACACCACTAATAACGAGTATTACGCCTAACCACATTAGGGGAGTAAATGTTTCGTTTAACAATATGATACCCCACATAATGCCAAAGGCCGGAATAAGATAAGCGACGGTTAGTGCGTTGCTTGGCCCGACATTAGCGATTAAGCGAAAATACATTAAGTACGCTAATGCGGTGCATAAAACGCCTAAGGCGATGGCGTCTCCCCAGCTTTTTGCCGAGGGTAAGGTATCTGGCATAAACCATATATTGAGCGGCAGTAGGCATATCGTCGCGGCGAATAAACTGCCTGCTGCAAGTGCCATTGGCTTGACCTCACTGAGAAATTCCTTAGTAAAGCAGCCCGCGTAGCCATACAGTGCGGTTGCGGCTAAAGTCGCTAGGGTCGGCAAAATAGAGAGTGGATCAAACGCATCGGCTTGCGCCACACTGAGAACGGAAACACCCATGAAGCCGATCAGTAGTCCTAGCATGGCGAATCCAGAGAGCCGTTGTTTTAACCAAAGCCAGCCTATTAATCCTCCAAACATAGGGGCTGTTGCATTCATCACCGAGGCATATCCCGCCCCTATATGCAGTAAACTGTAGCTAAATAAACAAAATGGAATAGCCGTGTTCGTTAACCCGACCACTAATATGCCTCGCCAGTGCCGAGTTAGCTGCCTAATCGCTATTCTATTACATACAAACGGCAATAAGATAAGACTTGCAAGCCCCGCTCGCAGGGTAATTAGGCTGATGGGGCCAAACTCTGGTGTGGCCGTTCGCGTGAAAATAAAGGAGGCACCCCATATGCTTGCAAGCAAGATTAACTCTAATAACTCCCGTATTTGCATGACATTTCCTTATGTAGTCAATTTGCCTGCAGGCGCAGTAAAGTTGGGGTTTTCTAATTTAAGCAAAGCGGCCTTACGTGTTAGCCCGCCGGCGTAACCGGTTAGTGTGCCATTTGCCCCGATTACTCTATGACAAGGTACGACGATAGAGATAGGGTTTTTACCGTTAGCGCTGCCCACAGCACGCACTGCATTGGGGTTATTCAATTGCTTTGCGATGTCTGCGTAACTGCATGTTTCACCATAAGGAATGGCGCAAAGTTGCTGCCAGACATTTTGTTGAAACTGAGTTCCCACAGGCGATAATGGCAAATCAAATGCTTTTCGTTGTTGGTTAAAATATTCGTTAAGCTGTTGTTTCGCTTCTTTTGTGACCGCATTGCTGATTACCGGCGTATCTTCCTGCATTACAAAGGTAATAGCCGATATGCCTTCGTCGTTTGCACAAATTTTTAATAAGCCACTGGGCGTGGGTAAATATTCACAATGGGAGTAAATCAGTCTGCGCTTAGCCATTATGCTTGGCTCCATAGAGTAAATGTTAAATAACTGCGCCAAGGACTTACCTTGTTTGCGTCAATAGAGTGTAATGTTAACTGCTTTTTGATGACCAAA from the Paraglaciecola mesophila genome contains:
- a CDS encoding methylated-DNA--[protein]-cysteine S-methyltransferase; this translates as MAKRRLIYSHCEYLPTPSGLLKICANDEGISAITFVMQEDTPVISNAVTKEAKQQLNEYFNQQRKAFDLPLSPVGTQFQQNVWQQLCAIPYGETCSYADIAKQLNNPNAVRAVGSANGKNPISIVVPCHRVIGANGTLTGYAGGLTRKAALLKLENPNFTAPAGKLTT
- a CDS encoding DMT family transporter, with translation MQIRELLELILLASIWGASFIFTRTATPEFGPISLITLRAGLASLILLPFVCNRIAIRQLTRHWRGILVVGLTNTAIPFCLFSYSLLHIGAGYASVMNATAPMFGGLIGWLWLKQRLSGFAMLGLLIGFMGVSVLSVAQADAFDPLSILPTLATLAATALYGYAGCFTKEFLSEVKPMALAAGSLFAATICLLPLNIWFMPDTLPSAKSWGDAIALGVLCTALAYLMYFRLIANVGPSNALTVAYLIPAFGIMWGIILLNETFTPLMWLGVILVISGVLLVTGVAKGLAGKRRLKSKPAQ